Genomic DNA from Pelorhabdus rhamnosifermentans:
ATCTTCGAGCATCCGAATCACCGTCGGATCATCATGACCGAGAATATCAAGTTTAACGAGACGGCTACTAATAGAATGATAATCAAAATGTGTCGTAATTGTTAACGATTTTTTATCATCTGCCGGATACTGAATAGGTGAAAAATGGTGAATATCCATATCGCGCGGTACAACCATGATACCGCCCGGATGTTGTCCTGTTGTTCGTTTAACGCCTGTACAACCAGCAATAAGATAATTAATACGGGCATTGCGCACCGTTTCACCACGATCATTAAAATAATTTTTAACAAAACCATAAGCTGTTTTATCAGCAATAGTAGCAATTGTGCCGGCACGAAATACATTATCTTTACCAAACAGTTCTTCTGTATATTTATGAGCTACAGGCTGATAATCACCGGAAAAATTAAGATCAATATCAGGAACCTTATCACCATGGAATCCCATGAAAACAGCAAAAGGAATGTCGTGACCGTTTTTTACCATAGGTTTTAAGCAGTGAGGGCAATCTTTATCAGGAAGGTCAAATCCGCTGCCATAAGATCCATCAGTAATAAATTCACTATGCTTGCATATCGGGCATAAATAATGAGGTGGCAGCGAATTTACCTCCGTAATATCTGTCATATGAGCAACAAAAGAGGAGCCAACAGATCCCCGCGAGCCAACAAGATAGCCGTCGTCAAGCGATTTTTTTACAAGTTTATGGGCAATCAAATAGAGTACAGCAAAGCCATGGTTAATAATAGAATCCAATTCTGTTTTCAAACGCTCAGCCACAATTTCAGGCAGTGGGTCGCCATAAAGAGCCTTGGCCTTACTATAAGACATGCTTTCAATGGCTTCTTCTGCCCCGGGTATCTGCGGTGAATAGAGTTCATCTGGAATTGGCTTAAAATGTTCCACCATGTCACTAATAAATTGAGGATTCGTAACAACGACTTCATAAGCCTTTTCCTTGCCAAGGTAATCAAATTCAGCGAGCATTTCATCTGTCGTATGCAAATATAAGGGCGGCTGTTGGTTGGCATCCCGAAAGCCTTGACCACTCATTAAAATTTCACGGTAAATGGCATCTTCAGGATGCAAAAAATGCACATCGCCTGTAGCAACAACCTTTTTGCCTAAAATTTCACCCAATTTGTAAACCGTTCTATTGATTTGACGCAATCCTTCATCATCAGGTACAAGACCTTGCCTGACCAAAAATTCATTATTTAAAATCGGCTGAATTTCAAGGTAATCGTAAAAAGCGGCTATTTTAAGCAAGTCTTCTTCAGAAGCACCTGCAACAATGGCGCGAATCAATTCCCCCGCCTCACAAGCTGAGCCAATGAGCAATCCTTCGCGATGTTCTATAAGAATTTGACGCGGAACACGTGGCCGCCGATAAAGATATTTCAAATGTGATAAGGATACAATGCGATAAAGATTGCGCAGTCCAATCAAGTTTTTTGCCAAAATAATGACGTGATGAGACTTAGTAATGTCTTCTTCGCACAAATAACCTTCCATACCATAGATGATTTTGATCCCCGCTTTTTCGGCAACGTCTTGCGCCTCTGGAAAAGCTTGTACAACACCATGATCCGTAATAGCAATCGCCGTGTGGCCCCAATCTGCGGCTGTTTGGATCAGGCTTTTTGTTGCTGCCACACCATCTAAAGTACTCATTTTAGTATGAGCATGAAGTTCAATGCGCTTATTCTTAGCCTCATCTTTGCGCTGCGCTTTAGCATGCCCACGGCAAATACTGTCAGCAAACATGACAAGTTCTAAAGCATATTTGTCATATTGCACGGTTCCTTTGACTCGAATCATCATACCTTTCTTCAAGGCAATTGACACCTTATCAAACTGTTCCTTATTATCAAAAAAGGCCTTACCGCTGATACCATCTGTTTCATCTGACAAATCAAAGGTCAATAAAAATCGACCGGAACGCAATTCTTTCAATTCGAATTGTACGAGCACTCCCTCAAAAGCAATATGACGTTGTTCTTCCTGTATGCTATGAATAGGTACCGGTTCATCACGAAAATTTTTCCCGAAAATAACCGGACTCTCCTGAACTTTGTCGTGCTGCTCTGTCAGATGTTCTTCTAAAGCCTCTAAATATTCAGTTGTCATAAAATCATCGTTACCAGCTGCTACTGGAGCTGTTTCTTCCAGACAAATAAAGTCTACAGCTATTTTATGGCCAAATTGCTTGAAAATTAACTGCTCCATACGTTGTGCAATGCCATACTTTTCAAGCATATAAACGGCTGTCTGTCCAAAAATCTCGATGGCAAGAGTCTCGACGGAGCAGGTCCATTTCGCTTTGATCAGCAAATGCTTAAGCCCGCTGTCTTGTTTGACGACTTGTTCAATAAAATTTTGCCAATTCACCTTAAGATAGTCTGCCAAACTTCCTGAAACAACAATAAACTTTACGTAGTTTAAGCCGCAGTGTGAAGCCAAATAAGACTGGGCCTGCTGAATCAGCTCACCTGGCAAGGTTTGTTTGACAGATAATAAAACTTCCCAGCCACCTTTCACTGTATCGACTTCTACCTTTTCGATTTTACTACTGCGAAACAGTTCTTTATCATGAACCGAAGCCTCGAGATGATCAACAAAAGCAAAAAATTCTTTACAGTGATCCTGAGCCGGAATAACACAATAGCTATACATGCGCTTCGCTCCCAATTCTATTCATCTTTCTATTGTACCACATCTGACAAAGGGTACAATATCTTCAATCGGAAAAAAACAGCGCATAAAATCTACGCTGTTTTTTTGACAAAGCTTATTTGACATAAAAAAACGTCATTGTCACCGTAATAGTTGCTGAACTTCGGCAACATAATCAGCCATAGGAAAGAAAAACTGCTCCCCAGTCTTACGGACTTTAACCTCAATTTGACCTTCGCTCATCGTTTTGGGTCCAATCGTGATTTTTAAGGGATAACCAATCAGATCAGCATCCTTGAATTTTACACCCGGTCGTTCTTTGCGATCATCCAAAACCGTTTCAATACCTGCTTGATTCAGCGTATGATAAACTATTGTAGCAAGTTCTAACTGCGCGGAATCTTTGGCATTAACAGGAATGACAACGGCATGGTAAGGTGCAATAGCTACAGGCCAGATAATACCATTTTCATCATGTTGCTGCTCTATAGCTGAAGCAAGTGTGCGGCTGACGCCAATCCCATAACAGCCCATAACAAAAGGTTTATCCTTGCCGTTTTCATCTAAATAAGTAGCACCAAGAGATTCGCTGTACTTGGTATAAAGCTTAAACACCTGCCCAACTTCAATTCCGCGCGCTGTTTGAACAGATGCCCCGCAGTGAGGACAAGGATCACCCTCTGCAATCAAACGGATATCCTTCATAACATCCGGTGTAAAATCCCGCTTAGGATTAACATTTTTGTAATGCTTGTCCTGTTCATTAGCGCCGCAAATAGCATTGACCATATTCATGACAGAAGGATCAGCAATCACTTTTACAGACTGAATGCCAATCGGTCCAATAAACCCAGCGACACTCTGAATCTTTTCTTCAATCATTCTTTCATCAGCCAATTGCAGTTCCAAACACCTCAAAGCATTTTGTACTTTCACTTCATTGACAGCATGATCGCCACGAACAAGTGCCATGACGAGACCTTTTTCAGTCTGATAAACAAGACTTTTAATAGTTTTTTCCTGTGGCACATGTAGAAACTGGCAAACTTCTTCAATTGTCTTCGTTCCAGGCGTATGAATGGACTCAAGGGGTAATAACTCTTCCTGCGGGGCCATAATGGGCGCAAGTTCGGCCTTTTCCACATTGGCTGCATAATCACATTTGGAACAAAAAACAACGGCAGCTTCGCCTGAATCAGCCAAAGCCATAAATTCATGAGAGCCACTTCCACCAATCTGCCCCGAATCGGCCTCTACAGGCCGAAACTTGAGTCCGCAACGACTAAAAATACGATTATAAGCATCATACATTTTTTGATAACTTTCTTGAAGTCCTGCTTCATCACGATCAAAAGAATACAAATCTTTCATAATAAATTCGCGACCACGCATCAATCCAAAGCGTGGACGACGCTCATCACGATATTTGTTTTGAATTTGATACAACAGAAGCGGTAATTGACGATACGACCGAACTTCTGAACGAATGAGAGTTGTAATCATTTCTTCGTGCGTAGGTCCCAAACAAAAATCCCGCTCATGCCTGTCTTTTAGGCGAAACATTTCATCGCCGTATACATCCCAGCGGCCGCTTTCTTTCCAAAGTTCTGCTGGCTGCATAATAGGCATTAATAATTCCTGGCCACCTGCAGCATCCATTTCTTGACGAATAATATTTTCAATTTTTTTTAGTACCCTTAGTGCTAACGGCAAATAGGTATAAACGCCACCAGCCGCTTTACGAATCATACCGGCACGAAACATTAATTTATGACTAATAATTTCCGCTTCAGCTGGCGATTCCCTCAGTGTTGGTGCATAAAGTTGTGATGCGCGCATGTGTAATCCTCCTACTTTTCTATCTGATGGTTAATTTCTTCAAACAAAGCGGCAACAAGCTGATCTTCTGCTACTTTACGTACAATTTCGCCCTTGCGAAACACAAGACCTTCACCCTTGCCACCTGCGATACCAACATCTGCTTCTTTGGCCTCCCCGGGTCCATTGACAACGCAACCCATGACAGCCACTGTAAGGGGTACTTTTATTTCAGCAAGCCGTGCCTCTACTTGCGATGCAATCGAGGCTAAATCAATGTTACAACGCCCACAGGTCGGACAAGAAATAAGTGTTGGCCCATATTCTTTAAGCCCTAGGGACTTTAAGATTTCATTGCCTACCTTGACTTCATGAACAGGATTTCCTGTAAGTGATACGCGAAGAGTATCACCAATTCCTTCGGCTAGCAACGTGCCAATCCCCACAGCTGATTTAACCACACCCGAATGATAAGTGCCAGCCTCTGTAATACCTAAGTGCAGTGGATAATTGACTGTTTGTGACATAAGCCGATAGGCAGCAATCGTCAAGGATACATCATGGGCCTTGAGAGAAATTTTAATATCAAAAAAATCTTCCTGCTCTAACAAACGAACATGCTCCATAGCACTGGCCACAAGAGCCTCTGCTGTTGGATGTCCGCCATACTTAGCTAAAAACTTTTTATCTAATGATCCAGCATTCACACCGATCCGAATGGGTATTTGTTGTTTTTTAGCTGCCTTAACAACAGCTTGAACATTTTCTTTGCCGCCAATATTACCCGGATTGATGCGCAAAGCATCAATCCCTCGCTCTATAACCATGAGAGCCAACCGATAATCAAAGTGAATATCAGCAATTAAGGGAATATCCGTCTGAACTTTAATCTGTTCAATAGCCTGTGCGGCCTGTTCATCTGGAATCGCTAGACGAACAATATCACAACCTGCATCCACAAGTTCCTTAATTTGCTCTGTCGTAGCACAAATGTCATGTGTTTTCGTGTTTGTCATTGATTGAACAGAAATGGGGGCATTGCCACCAACAAAGACATTGCCAATTTTAATTTTACGGGTGTTTTTTCGTTCCAATTCGCTCACTTCACTCTTATCAGATTAAAATAGATTCAACCGCACAATATCCTTCATTGTCGCAAAGATCATTAACATAAGAAGCAGTGCCATGCCAATCATTTGTACAAGATAGGTGCTCCTATGACTTAACGGTTTGCCACGCAATCCTTCTACTAACAGAGTAACAACATGACCCCCATCTAACACAGGTACAGGGAACAGATTAATCAGCCCTAAATTAATGCTTAAAAAAGCTGCAAATTGTAACAGCGGAATCAGTCCCATCTGAGCTACCTGTCCCGTCAGCTGAGCAACACCAATCGGACCCGCCACTTCAG
This window encodes:
- a CDS encoding PolC-type DNA polymerase III → MYSYCVIPAQDHCKEFFAFVDHLEASVHDKELFRSSKIEKVEVDTVKGGWEVLLSVKQTLPGELIQQAQSYLASHCGLNYVKFIVVSGSLADYLKVNWQNFIEQVVKQDSGLKHLLIKAKWTCSVETLAIEIFGQTAVYMLEKYGIAQRMEQLIFKQFGHKIAVDFICLEETAPVAAGNDDFMTTEYLEALEEHLTEQHDKVQESPVIFGKNFRDEPVPIHSIQEEQRHIAFEGVLVQFELKELRSGRFLLTFDLSDETDGISGKAFFDNKEQFDKVSIALKKGMMIRVKGTVQYDKYALELVMFADSICRGHAKAQRKDEAKNKRIELHAHTKMSTLDGVAATKSLIQTAADWGHTAIAITDHGVVQAFPEAQDVAEKAGIKIIYGMEGYLCEEDITKSHHVIILAKNLIGLRNLYRIVSLSHLKYLYRRPRVPRQILIEHREGLLIGSACEAGELIRAIVAGASEEDLLKIAAFYDYLEIQPILNNEFLVRQGLVPDDEGLRQINRTVYKLGEILGKKVVATGDVHFLHPEDAIYREILMSGQGFRDANQQPPLYLHTTDEMLAEFDYLGKEKAYEVVVTNPQFISDMVEHFKPIPDELYSPQIPGAEEAIESMSYSKAKALYGDPLPEIVAERLKTELDSIINHGFAVLYLIAHKLVKKSLDDGYLVGSRGSVGSSFVAHMTDITEVNSLPPHYLCPICKHSEFITDGSYGSGFDLPDKDCPHCLKPMVKNGHDIPFAVFMGFHGDKVPDIDLNFSGDYQPVAHKYTEELFGKDNVFRAGTIATIADKTAYGFVKNYFNDRGETVRNARINYLIAGCTGVKRTTGQHPGGIMVVPRDMDIHHFSPIQYPADDKKSLTITTHFDYHSISSRLVKLDILGHDDPTVIRMLEDLTGIDAKTIPFDDAETMSLFSSTEALKVKSSDLGSTVGTYGIPEFGTKFVRQMLDDTKPQKFSELVRISGFSHGTDVWLNNAQELIRSGTAQVSETISARDDIMMYLIHKGVDPSDSFKIMESVRKGKGVKPDAVEKMQAKQVPAWYIESCQKIKYMFPRAHAVAYVMMAYRIAYCKVHYPLAYYASYFTVRAAEFDAELVASGLVAVRKKLNEFEQKGNTLSVKEKSMQTILEIVLEMYLRGFKVHKVDLYHSAASKFTITEDGLLPPLAGLQGLGTNAAINIVKARTERAFSSIEDLRNRSHISKTIIEILREHGCLEGMSETDQMMLFA
- a CDS encoding proline--tRNA ligase — translated: MRASQLYAPTLRESPAEAEIISHKLMFRAGMIRKAAGGVYTYLPLALRVLKKIENIIRQEMDAAGGQELLMPIMQPAELWKESGRWDVYGDEMFRLKDRHERDFCLGPTHEEMITTLIRSEVRSYRQLPLLLYQIQNKYRDERRPRFGLMRGREFIMKDLYSFDRDEAGLQESYQKMYDAYNRIFSRCGLKFRPVEADSGQIGGSGSHEFMALADSGEAAVVFCSKCDYAANVEKAELAPIMAPQEELLPLESIHTPGTKTIEEVCQFLHVPQEKTIKSLVYQTEKGLVMALVRGDHAVNEVKVQNALRCLELQLADERMIEEKIQSVAGFIGPIGIQSVKVIADPSVMNMVNAICGANEQDKHYKNVNPKRDFTPDVMKDIRLIAEGDPCPHCGASVQTARGIEVGQVFKLYTKYSESLGATYLDENGKDKPFVMGCYGIGVSRTLASAIEQQHDENGIIWPVAIAPYHAVVIPVNAKDSAQLELATIVYHTLNQAGIETVLDDRKERPGVKFKDADLIGYPLKITIGPKTMSEGQIEVKVRKTGEQFFFPMADYVAEVQQLLR
- the ispG gene encoding flavodoxin-dependent (E)-4-hydroxy-3-methylbut-2-enyl-diphosphate synthase — its product is MERKNTRKIKIGNVFVGGNAPISVQSMTNTKTHDICATTEQIKELVDAGCDIVRLAIPDEQAAQAIEQIKVQTDIPLIADIHFDYRLALMVIERGIDALRINPGNIGGKENVQAVVKAAKKQQIPIRIGVNAGSLDKKFLAKYGGHPTAEALVASAMEHVRLLEQEDFFDIKISLKAHDVSLTIAAYRLMSQTVNYPLHLGITEAGTYHSGVVKSAVGIGTLLAEGIGDTLRVSLTGNPVHEVKVGNEILKSLGLKEYGPTLISCPTCGRCNIDLASIASQVEARLAEIKVPLTVAVMGCVVNGPGEAKEADVGIAGGKGEGLVFRKGEIVRKVAEDQLVAALFEEINHQIEK